One region of Quercus lobata isolate SW786 chromosome 2, ValleyOak3.0 Primary Assembly, whole genome shotgun sequence genomic DNA includes:
- the LOC115978209 gene encoding probable ubiquitin-conjugating enzyme E2 25, translated as MQPEIIEIPPPFSRSSNMRKQKQDILHDVIDVDKEEDSDDVMFIDEKVHKSKKGKEKQDVSDGYGGHQAKVILHEVIDVDKEEDSDDVMFIDEKVHKSKKRKKVQDVSDGYGDHQAKGYLFGAGVERFGSVSGVEPSEMHDSYDRHGCHSTNICHYYHSKGKVCNSSFSSEYSIFLAQFESMDFPPGIKAPTSTSLEKDSYTPWSYLENLPPRMLWQPYPPFFDLPFFYVPVYEFYAPKDVKKFPWLRPSSQKNQNNAAAEPIVANSGNDKNEILRRFQLFKQFDVVEDYSDHYYASDGLTAMQTSETWAKKIQEEWKVLEKDLPDNIFVRVYERRMDLLRAVIIGTEGTPYHDGLFFFDFFFDFNYPNVSPKFHYHSWGLKLNPAFNKNGSSYWSPGVSTMLQLLVSLQGLILDTRPFNWHQPIPSDNNETQTRRYDEDVFVLSLRTMTYTMRSPPKHFEDFVVGHFCNRGRDILVACRAYMDGAQVGSVVKGGVKDVNMDEKSCSQRFKNSVAVMLILLSRYFTEIGAEDCKKFLLPVLPATAMKVKKRKAVQDVSAGYRNHQRKGYIFGAGMERFGLVNGEMLNFVDLHRNISIMRDLHSTGQVGFSPYNGYLIFLAQFESMDFPPGIEAPTSRHLMTNAVDAYVPWFYWENLIWQPSSSFGISSFHVPAFEFYAPKDVKKFPWLQPSARNQNNAAAEPIKAISGKDKYEILRRFKLFKQFDIVEDYSDHYHASYGSTKMQPSETWAKKIREERKILEKDLPDKIFVRVYETRMDLLRAVIVGTEGTPYHDGLFFFDFFFDSNYPNVAPKVHYHSGGLEFIPQMSNDGSIYSAVSTGHLLGDGRYNNFWLPGVSTMLQLLVSIQVFFFNTKPFFNLPPRPSAYNEKQCQLYNEDVFVLSLRTMTYTMRSPPKHFEDFVVGHFCNCGRDILVACRAYMDGAPLGSVKGRVKDVNMDDRCSSRRFRNSLAVMLMLLSRYFTEIGAEDCKEFLLPVLPEMKVKKR; from the exons GTCATTCTGCATGAAGTGATCGATGTGGACAAAGAGGAAGATTCTGATGATGTAATGTTCATTGATGAAAAAGTtcacaaaagtaaaaaaaggaagaaagtaCAAGATGTGTCTGATGGTTACGGTGATCATCAGGCTAAG GGATATCTATTTGGTGCTGGTGTGGAAAGGTTTGGATCAGTGAGTGGGGTTGAGCCTTCTGAGATGCATGACTCCTACGACCGTCATGGTTGTCATAGTACTAATATATGTCATTATTATCATAGTAAGGGGAAAGTTTGTAATTCTTCGTTTAGTAGTGAGTATTCCATTTTCCTAGCCCAGTTTGAAAGCATGGATTTTCCACCTGGAATAAAGGCACCAACTTCTACGAGTTTAGAAAAAGATTCATATACACCTTGGTCCTATTTGGAGAATTTGCCACCAAGAATGCTCTGGCAGCCATATCCTCCTTTTTTTGATCTTCCATTTTTTTATGTTCCAGTATATGAGTTTTATGCTCCTAAAGATGTGAAGAAGTTCCCCTGGCTTCGGCCttcttcccaaaaaaatcaaaataatgcAGCTGCTGAACCTATTGTGGCAAACTCTGGCaatgacaaaaatgaaattttgaggaGGTTCCAACTTTTTAAACAATTTGATGTCGTGGAAGACTATTCTGACCATTACTATGCTAGCGATGGTCTCACCGCAATGCAG ACATCAGAGACTTGGGCAAAGAAAATCCAGGAGGAGTGGAAGGTCCTGGAAAAGGATCTACCTG aTAATATATTCGTTAGAGTTTATGAAAGAAGGATGGATCTTTTGAGGGCTGTCATCATCGGAACAGAGGGCACTCCCTACCATGATGGtctcttcttctttgattttttcttcGACTTTAATTATCCTAATGTATCACCG AAATTTCACTACCACTCTTGGGGCCTTAAACTCAATCCTGCTTTTAACAAAAATGGGTCAAG TTATTGGTCCCCAGGTGTATCAACCATGCTTCAACTTCTTGTCTCCTTACAAGGGTTGATCCTGGACACAAGACCCTTCAATTGGCATCAGCCGATACCCTCAGATAATAATGAAACGCAAACTCGGCGATACGACGAGGATGTATTTGTTCTATCACTGAGAACAATGACGTACACTATGAGGAGTCCACCAAAG CATTTTGAGGACTTCGTTGTAGGGCATTTCTGCAACCGTGGCCGTGATATTCTGGTGGCATGTAGAGCATATATGGATGGTGCTCAAGTAGGATCTGTAGTCAAAGGTGGGGTGAAGGATGTCAATATGGATGAAAAGAGCTGCTCACAACGGTTTAAGAATTCTGTGGCTGTCATGTTGATATTATTGTCAAGGTATTTTACCGAAATTGGAGCTGAGGACTGTAAGAAATTCCTGTTACCTGTGTTACCTGCAACTGCAATGAAAGTGAAAAAGCGTAAGGCCGTCCAAGATGTGTCCGCTGGTTATAGGAATCATCAGCGTAAG GGATATATTTTTGGTGCTGGTATGGAAAGGTTTGGATTAGTGAATGGGGAGATGCTTAACTTTGTTGACCTTCATCGTAATATTTCTATTATGCGTGATTTACATAGTACAGGGCAAGTTGGTTTTTCTCCGTATAATGGGTATCTCATTTTCCTAGCCCAGTTTGAAAGCATGGATTTTCCTCCTGGAATAGAGGCACCAACTTCTAGGCATCTTATGACAAATGCAGTAGATGCATATGTACCTTGGTTCTATTGGGAGAATTTGATCTGGCAGCCATCTTCCTCTTTTGGAATTTCATCTTTTCATGTTCCAGCTTTTGAGTTTTATGCTCCTAAAGATGTGAAGAAGTTCCCCTGGCTTCAGCCTTCTGCCCGAAATCAAAATAATGCAGCTGCTGAACCTATTAAGGCAATCTCTGGCAAGGACAAATATGAAATTTTGAGGAGGTTCAAACTATTTAAACAATTTGATATCGTGGAAGACTATTCTGACCATTACCATGCTAGCTATGGTTCTACCAAGATGCAG CCATCAGAGACTTGGGCAAAGAAAATTCGGGAGGAGCGGAAGATTCTGGAAAAGGATCTGCCTG ataAAATATTCGTTAGAGTTTATGAAACAAGGATGGATCTTTTGAGGGCTGTCATCGTTGGAACAGAGGGCACTCCCTACCATGATGGtctcttcttctttgatttttttttcgaCAGTAATTATCCTAATGTAGCACCG AAAGTCCACTACCACTCTGGTGGCCTTGAATTCATTCCTCAAATGAGCAATGATGGGTCAATATATTCTGCAGTCTCTACAGGCCATCTATTGGGGGATGGTAGATACAATAATTTTTGGCTCCCAGGTGTATCAACTATGCTTCAACTTCTTGTCTCCATACAAGTGTTCTTCTTCAATACAAAACCCTTTTTCAATTTGCCTCCGAGACCCTCAGCATATAATGAAAAACAATGCCAGTTATACAACGAGGATGTATTTGTTCTATCACTGAGAACAATGACGTACACTATGAGGAGTCCACCAAAG CATTTTGAGGACTTTGTCGTAGGGCATTTCTGCAACTGTGGCCGTGATATTCTGGTGGCATGTAGAGCATATATGGATGGTGCTCCACTAGGATCAGTCAAAGGGAGGGTGAAGGATGTCAATATGGATGACAGGTGCAGCTCAAGACGGTTTAGGAATTCTTTGGCTGTCATGTTGATGTTATTGTCAAGGTATTTTACCGAAATTGGAGCTGAGGACTGTAAGGAATTCCTGTTACCCGTGTTACCTGAAATGAAAGTGAAAAAGCGTTAG